A single genomic interval of Staphylococcus hyicus harbors:
- a CDS encoding Lmo0850 family protein, translating to MAKQNERIQNVVHMLSSIGVKVKKTKSRLDIMRSLPNAKPATEKLK from the coding sequence ATGGCAAAACAGAATGAAAGAATTCAAAATGTGGTCCATATGTTATCATCAATTGGGGTTAAAGTTAAAAAAACAAAATCACGATTGGATATTATGCGATCACTTCCCAATGCAAAACCTGCAACAGAGAAATTAAAATAG
- a CDS encoding FtsW/RodA/SpoVE family cell cycle protein: MASSRQQTQKSLRHRLDWKLIALIFILCLISVLTIQSAMGGGQYSMDFGIRQIFYYILGGILAIMIMIVSPKKIRKYTFIIYSIFIILLIGLIILPETSITPIINGAKSWYRFGPISIQPSEFMKIVIILAISKVVAQHNRFTFNKSLETDLMLILKIIGVAFIPLLLILLQNDLGTTLVVMAIIAGIIVVSGISWKILAPLFGVVIVFGGSLILSILYKPNLIENIAGIKTYQLGRINSWLDPYTYSSGDGFHLTESMKAIGSGQLIGKGFNQGEVYIPENHTDFIFSVIGEEFGFIGAVILIVIYLLLLMHLLKTAARTTDLFNKSFIIGYVSLLLFHIVQNIGMTIQLLPITGIPLPFISYGGSALWSLMAGVGVLLSMHFHTPKKYNAPTNSSSL, from the coding sequence ATGGCTTCCTCACGTCAACAAACTCAAAAATCTTTACGACATCGCTTAGATTGGAAACTAATCGCGCTTATTTTCATTTTATGTTTAATTAGTGTTTTGACCATTCAATCTGCAATGGGTGGCGGTCAATATAGTATGGATTTCGGAATTAGACAAATTTTTTACTACATACTTGGTGGCATCTTGGCCATAATGATTATGATTGTATCCCCAAAGAAGATACGTAAATATACTTTTATCATCTATTCAATATTTATCATTTTATTAATAGGATTAATCATACTACCTGAAACGTCGATAACTCCCATTATTAACGGCGCCAAAAGTTGGTATCGCTTTGGTCCTATAAGTATTCAACCTTCTGAGTTCATGAAAATTGTAATAATTCTTGCCATATCTAAGGTTGTGGCACAGCATAATCGTTTTACTTTTAACAAGTCACTTGAAACAGATTTGATGCTTATATTAAAAATCATCGGAGTTGCGTTCATTCCATTACTTTTAATATTACTTCAAAACGACTTGGGTACGACCCTTGTGGTGATGGCCATTATTGCTGGTATTATCGTTGTGAGTGGTATTTCATGGAAAATTCTTGCCCCCTTATTTGGTGTTGTCATTGTTTTCGGTGGTAGTCTGATTCTCTCAATTTTATATAAACCTAACTTAATCGAAAATATTGCTGGCATTAAAACGTATCAATTAGGCCGTATCAACTCTTGGTTAGATCCATATACGTATAGTTCTGGAGATGGCTTTCATTTAACAGAATCTATGAAAGCCATCGGTTCTGGTCAGTTGATTGGTAAAGGGTTCAATCAAGGTGAAGTTTATATTCCTGAAAACCATACGGACTTTATATTTTCTGTTATCGGTGAAGAATTCGGTTTTATCGGAGCTGTTATTTTAATAGTCATTTACTTATTATTGTTAATGCATCTTTTGAAAACCGCAGCGCGCACAACGGACTTATTTAATAAATCCTTCATTATTGGATATGTCAGTTTGTTACTCTTTCACATCGTGCAAAATATTGGTATGACGATACAATTGTTACCCATCACGGGTATTCCATTACCATTTATCAGTTATGGTGGAAGTGCATTATGGAGTTTAATGGCCGGTGTAGGTGTCCTTTTAAGCATGCACTTTCATACACCTAAAAAATATAATGCACCTACGAACAGTTCATCCTTATAA